One Amaranthus tricolor cultivar Red isolate AtriRed21 chromosome 1, ASM2621246v1, whole genome shotgun sequence DNA window includes the following coding sequences:
- the LOC130820142 gene encoding uncharacterized protein LOC130820142 isoform X4, producing the protein MEEKFQLVSSTEFEEEEFYEEIEAPKFVDFTLPDHFCPDDRFWFCSRVGCDRRHEKEMDSEAINKNFVLRVMAARSPNVLFQRAITRKPLSDYKKCPVSAPPKSSKSRLPRVKHVAAKYMTSPRMKKGSSPKGNAFRSVRNAKKSSISLPKSKVMAKALVFNSPKKAALGKKNTLMCKQSKDCTSERKKLSTPITKLCEGVKNLQINTQKKGVIQKKLPFDGSREKPSSYMAQTRENEAKSSRSVKSKTKLNHKKLYDKLSDDSSDMEIDEKSRPGETSSSERPTTGCETFVVLSAISQKSEIDSGLDSDSKISVEENFMAIPESNEAEQHKDVIEDDVKNQNPDSEMNSGSEPVSKVSAEENTTVIQELYADEKENGNTIAAVLKNKNSRKREQKDNDEKENVRNTDNIRNLNSNSKNRTPMEPKVNTKQFQQKQDKILKENCPARSGTQTLKNRKLKPTNPKPFRLRTDERGVLKEATLERKATYFENSSHTSENSQGTGNGVSENKTKGSKKDESTGFKKEQPAFARPIRSRYKTLKEVEPKSEKSSGKTKSSILQKKLKVPTREIVSGEKPRGLEVTEKTEATVSKRKKPRKQGKDTVDSANKASVAPKSAAQGKTVTTSREPRFHSLHKPKSCTANKPYGYEVF; encoded by the exons ATGGAAGAGAAATTTCAGCTGGTTTCATCAACGgaatttgaagaagaagaattttATGAGGAAATCGAAGCTCCAAAGTTCGTCGATTTTACACTCCCAGATCATTTTTGTCCTGATGATCGATTTTGGTTCTGTTCTCGAGTTG GATGTGATCGAAGACATGAAAAAGAAATGGATTCTGAAGCCATTAACAAGAATTTCGTGCTTCGG GTAATGGCTGCTAGGAGTCCTAATGTACTGTTTCAACGAGCAATCACCCGAAAACCTCTAAG TGATTATAAGAAATGCCCAGTTTCGGCCCCTCCGAAATCTTCAAAATCCAGGCTACCAAG GGTGAAGCATGTTGCAGCCAAGTATATGACTTCTCCTAGGATGAAAAAGGGTAGTTCTCCTAAAGGTAATGCCTTTCGAAGTGTTCGGAACGCGAAGAAATCGAGCATTTCATTGCCTAAAAGTAAGGTGATGGCAAAGGCTTTGGTGTTCAACTCACCAAAGAAAGCAGCTCTAGGGAAGAAGAATACGTTAATGTGTAAACAATCCAAGGATTGCACAAGTGAAAGAAAGAAGTTGAGTACCCCTATAACTAAGCTGTGTGAAGGGGTTAAAAACTTGCAGATAAATACACAAAAAAAGGGGGTGATTCAAAAGAAGCTGCCTTTCGATGGCTCGAGAGAAAAACCAAGTTCCTACATGGCACAAACGCGAGAGAATGAAGCCAAATCTTCTAGAAGTGTAAAGAGTAAAACCAAATTGAATCACAAGAAGCTTTATGATAAGCTCTCGGATGACTCGAGTGATATGGAAATAGATGAGAAGTCAAGGCCTGGAGAAACTTCATCTTCGGAGAGGCCTACGACAGGTTGTGAAACTTTTGTGGTACTGTCTGCAATTTCTCAGAAGAGTGAAATCGATTCAGGTCTAGATTCTGACAGCAAGATTTCAGTAGAAGAGAATTTCATGGCGATTCCAGAATCAAATGAGGCAGAACAACACAAAGACGTGATTGAAGATGATGTAAAAAATCAGAATCCAGATAGTGAAATGAATTCAGGTTCGGAACCTGTCAGTAAAGTTTCGGCAGAAGAGAATACTACGGTAATCCAAGAACTTTATGCGGATGAAAAGGAAAACGGCAATACCATTGCTGCAGTCCTTAAAAATAAGAATTCAAGAAAACGTGAACAAAAGGACAACGATGAGAAAGAAAATGTTCGGAACACAGATAATATCAG GAATTTGAATAGTAACAGCAAGAATCGTACACCTATGGAACCTAAG GTCAATACAAAGCAATTTCAACAAAAACAGGACAAGATTTTGAAAGAAAACTGTCCAGCAAGAAGTGGTACACAAACATTGAAGAATAGGAAACTCAAGCCGACGAATCCTAAACCTTTCAGGCTGCGCACTGAT GAAAGAGGAGTTTTAAAAGAGGCAACTCTAGAGAGAAAAGCTACTTATTTCGAAAACTCATCTCATACAAGCGAAAATTCACAG GGCACGGGAAATGGGGTAAGCGAGAACAAAACAAAGGGAAGCAAGAAAGATGAGAGCACAGGGTTCAAAAAGGAACAACCT GCATTTGCAAGACCAATACGAAGCAGATACAAGACCTTAAAAGAAGTAGAACCGAAATCAGAGAAGAGTTCTGGGAAAACCAAATCTTCTATCTTGCAGAAGAAATTAAAAGTGCCTACGAG GGAAATTGTATCTGGTGAAAAACCTCGGGGACTTGAGGTAACGGAGAAAACTGAAGCAACTGTATCAAAACGAAAGAAACCCAGGAAACAAGGAAAAGATACTGTTGATTCAGCAAACAAAGCTTCAGTAGCTCCGAAATCAGCAGCACAGGGAAAAACTGTAACTACCTCGAGAGAGCCAAGATTTCACAGTTTGCATAAACCCAAAAGCTGCACAGCTAATAAACCTTACGGATATGAAGTTTTTTGA
- the LOC130820142 gene encoding uncharacterized protein LOC130820142 isoform X3 — protein MEEKFQLVSSTEFEEEEFYEEIEAPKFVDFTLPDHFCPDDRFWFCSRVGCDRRHEKEMDSEAINKNFVLRVMAARSPNVLFQRAITRKPLSDYKKCPVSAPPKSSKSRLPRVKHVAAKYMTSPRMKKGSSPKGNAFRSVRNAKKSSISLPKSKVMAKALVFNSPKKAALGKKNTLMCKQSKDCTSERKKLSTPITKLCEGVKNLQINTQKKGVIQKKLPFDGSREKPSSYMAQTRENEAKSSRSVKSKTKLNHKKLYDKLSDDSSDMEIDEKSRPGETSSSERPTTGCETFVVLSAISQKSEIDSGLDSDSKISVEENFMAIPESNEAEQHKDVIEDDVKNQNPDSEMNSGSEPVSKVSAEENTTVIQELYADEKENGNTIAAVLKNKNSRKREQKDNDEKENVRNTDNIRNLNSNSKNRTPMEPKVNTKQFQQKQDKILKENCPARSGTQTLKNRKLKPTNPKPFRLRTDVSTIFRLYPTYESSLLLMVQNLIGIALIQERGVLKEATLERKATYFENSSHTSENSQGTGNGVSENKTKGSKKDESTGFKKEQPAFARPIRSRYKTLKEVEPKSEKSSGKTKSSILQKKLKVPTREIVSGEKPRGLEVTEKTEATVSKRKKPRKQGKDTVDSANKASVAPKSAAQGKTVTTSREPRFHSLHKPKSCTANKPYGYEVF, from the exons ATGGAAGAGAAATTTCAGCTGGTTTCATCAACGgaatttgaagaagaagaattttATGAGGAAATCGAAGCTCCAAAGTTCGTCGATTTTACACTCCCAGATCATTTTTGTCCTGATGATCGATTTTGGTTCTGTTCTCGAGTTG GATGTGATCGAAGACATGAAAAAGAAATGGATTCTGAAGCCATTAACAAGAATTTCGTGCTTCGG GTAATGGCTGCTAGGAGTCCTAATGTACTGTTTCAACGAGCAATCACCCGAAAACCTCTAAG TGATTATAAGAAATGCCCAGTTTCGGCCCCTCCGAAATCTTCAAAATCCAGGCTACCAAG GGTGAAGCATGTTGCAGCCAAGTATATGACTTCTCCTAGGATGAAAAAGGGTAGTTCTCCTAAAGGTAATGCCTTTCGAAGTGTTCGGAACGCGAAGAAATCGAGCATTTCATTGCCTAAAAGTAAGGTGATGGCAAAGGCTTTGGTGTTCAACTCACCAAAGAAAGCAGCTCTAGGGAAGAAGAATACGTTAATGTGTAAACAATCCAAGGATTGCACAAGTGAAAGAAAGAAGTTGAGTACCCCTATAACTAAGCTGTGTGAAGGGGTTAAAAACTTGCAGATAAATACACAAAAAAAGGGGGTGATTCAAAAGAAGCTGCCTTTCGATGGCTCGAGAGAAAAACCAAGTTCCTACATGGCACAAACGCGAGAGAATGAAGCCAAATCTTCTAGAAGTGTAAAGAGTAAAACCAAATTGAATCACAAGAAGCTTTATGATAAGCTCTCGGATGACTCGAGTGATATGGAAATAGATGAGAAGTCAAGGCCTGGAGAAACTTCATCTTCGGAGAGGCCTACGACAGGTTGTGAAACTTTTGTGGTACTGTCTGCAATTTCTCAGAAGAGTGAAATCGATTCAGGTCTAGATTCTGACAGCAAGATTTCAGTAGAAGAGAATTTCATGGCGATTCCAGAATCAAATGAGGCAGAACAACACAAAGACGTGATTGAAGATGATGTAAAAAATCAGAATCCAGATAGTGAAATGAATTCAGGTTCGGAACCTGTCAGTAAAGTTTCGGCAGAAGAGAATACTACGGTAATCCAAGAACTTTATGCGGATGAAAAGGAAAACGGCAATACCATTGCTGCAGTCCTTAAAAATAAGAATTCAAGAAAACGTGAACAAAAGGACAACGATGAGAAAGAAAATGTTCGGAACACAGATAATATCAG GAATTTGAATAGTAACAGCAAGAATCGTACACCTATGGAACCTAAG GTCAATACAAAGCAATTTCAACAAAAACAGGACAAGATTTTGAAAGAAAACTGTCCAGCAAGAAGTGGTACACAAACATTGAAGAATAGGAAACTCAAGCCGACGAATCCTAAACCTTTCAGGCTGCGCACTGATGTGAGTACAATCTTTAGACTTTACCCAACTTACGAGAGCTCGCTTCTTTTGATGGTTCAAAATCTCATTGGAATCGCTTTGATTCAGGAAAGAGGAGTTTTAAAAGAGGCAACTCTAGAGAGAAAAGCTACTTATTTCGAAAACTCATCTCATACAAGCGAAAATTCACAG GGCACGGGAAATGGGGTAAGCGAGAACAAAACAAAGGGAAGCAAGAAAGATGAGAGCACAGGGTTCAAAAAGGAACAACCT GCATTTGCAAGACCAATACGAAGCAGATACAAGACCTTAAAAGAAGTAGAACCGAAATCAGAGAAGAGTTCTGGGAAAACCAAATCTTCTATCTTGCAGAAGAAATTAAAAGTGCCTACGAG GGAAATTGTATCTGGTGAAAAACCTCGGGGACTTGAGGTAACGGAGAAAACTGAAGCAACTGTATCAAAACGAAAGAAACCCAGGAAACAAGGAAAAGATACTGTTGATTCAGCAAACAAAGCTTCAGTAGCTCCGAAATCAGCAGCACAGGGAAAAACTGTAACTACCTCGAGAGAGCCAAGATTTCACAGTTTGCATAAACCCAAAAGCTGCACAGCTAATAAACCTTACGGATATGAAGTTTTTTGA
- the LOC130820142 gene encoding uncharacterized protein LOC130820142 isoform X2: MEEKFQLVSSTEFEEEEFYEEIEAPKFVDFTLPDHFCPDDRFWFCSRVGCDRRHEKEMDSEAINKNFVLRVMAARSPNVLFQRAITRKPLSDYKKCPVSAPPKSSKSRLPRLAIVSSSISKKLFHNDKKGKQKLPASTPNVRVKHVAAKYMTSPRMKKGSSPKGNAFRSVRNAKKSSISLPKSKVMAKALVFNSPKKAALGKKNTLMCKQSKDCTSERKKLSTPITKLCEGVKNLQINTQKKGVIQKKLPFDGSREKPSSYMAQTRENEAKSSRSVKSKTKLNHKKLYDKLSDDSSDMEIDEKSRPGETSSSERPTTGCETFVVLSAISQKSEIDSGLDSDSKISVEENFMAIPESNEAEQHKDVIEDDVKNQNPDSEMNSGSEPVSKVSAEENTTVIQELYADEKENGNTIAAVLKNKNSRKREQKDNDEKENVRNTDNIRNLNSNSKNRTPMEPKVNTKQFQQKQDKILKENCPARSGTQTLKNRKLKPTNPKPFRLRTDERGVLKEATLERKATYFENSSHTSENSQGTGNGVSENKTKGSKKDESTGFKKEQPAFARPIRSRYKTLKEVEPKSEKSSGKTKSSILQKKLKVPTREIVSGEKPRGLEVTEKTEATVSKRKKPRKQGKDTVDSANKASVAPKSAAQGKTVTTSREPRFHSLHKPKSCTANKPYGYEVF, from the exons ATGGAAGAGAAATTTCAGCTGGTTTCATCAACGgaatttgaagaagaagaattttATGAGGAAATCGAAGCTCCAAAGTTCGTCGATTTTACACTCCCAGATCATTTTTGTCCTGATGATCGATTTTGGTTCTGTTCTCGAGTTG GATGTGATCGAAGACATGAAAAAGAAATGGATTCTGAAGCCATTAACAAGAATTTCGTGCTTCGG GTAATGGCTGCTAGGAGTCCTAATGTACTGTTTCAACGAGCAATCACCCGAAAACCTCTAAG TGATTATAAGAAATGCCCAGTTTCGGCCCCTCCGAAATCTTCAAAATCCAGGCTACCAAGGTTAGCAATAGTATCTTCTTCAATCTCTAAGAAGCTCTTTCATAATGACAAAAAAGGCAAACAAAAACTCCCTGCTTCAACTCCTAATGTTAGGGTGAAGCATGTTGCAGCCAAGTATATGACTTCTCCTAGGATGAAAAAGGGTAGTTCTCCTAAAGGTAATGCCTTTCGAAGTGTTCGGAACGCGAAGAAATCGAGCATTTCATTGCCTAAAAGTAAGGTGATGGCAAAGGCTTTGGTGTTCAACTCACCAAAGAAAGCAGCTCTAGGGAAGAAGAATACGTTAATGTGTAAACAATCCAAGGATTGCACAAGTGAAAGAAAGAAGTTGAGTACCCCTATAACTAAGCTGTGTGAAGGGGTTAAAAACTTGCAGATAAATACACAAAAAAAGGGGGTGATTCAAAAGAAGCTGCCTTTCGATGGCTCGAGAGAAAAACCAAGTTCCTACATGGCACAAACGCGAGAGAATGAAGCCAAATCTTCTAGAAGTGTAAAGAGTAAAACCAAATTGAATCACAAGAAGCTTTATGATAAGCTCTCGGATGACTCGAGTGATATGGAAATAGATGAGAAGTCAAGGCCTGGAGAAACTTCATCTTCGGAGAGGCCTACGACAGGTTGTGAAACTTTTGTGGTACTGTCTGCAATTTCTCAGAAGAGTGAAATCGATTCAGGTCTAGATTCTGACAGCAAGATTTCAGTAGAAGAGAATTTCATGGCGATTCCAGAATCAAATGAGGCAGAACAACACAAAGACGTGATTGAAGATGATGTAAAAAATCAGAATCCAGATAGTGAAATGAATTCAGGTTCGGAACCTGTCAGTAAAGTTTCGGCAGAAGAGAATACTACGGTAATCCAAGAACTTTATGCGGATGAAAAGGAAAACGGCAATACCATTGCTGCAGTCCTTAAAAATAAGAATTCAAGAAAACGTGAACAAAAGGACAACGATGAGAAAGAAAATGTTCGGAACACAGATAATATCAG GAATTTGAATAGTAACAGCAAGAATCGTACACCTATGGAACCTAAG GTCAATACAAAGCAATTTCAACAAAAACAGGACAAGATTTTGAAAGAAAACTGTCCAGCAAGAAGTGGTACACAAACATTGAAGAATAGGAAACTCAAGCCGACGAATCCTAAACCTTTCAGGCTGCGCACTGAT GAAAGAGGAGTTTTAAAAGAGGCAACTCTAGAGAGAAAAGCTACTTATTTCGAAAACTCATCTCATACAAGCGAAAATTCACAG GGCACGGGAAATGGGGTAAGCGAGAACAAAACAAAGGGAAGCAAGAAAGATGAGAGCACAGGGTTCAAAAAGGAACAACCT GCATTTGCAAGACCAATACGAAGCAGATACAAGACCTTAAAAGAAGTAGAACCGAAATCAGAGAAGAGTTCTGGGAAAACCAAATCTTCTATCTTGCAGAAGAAATTAAAAGTGCCTACGAG GGAAATTGTATCTGGTGAAAAACCTCGGGGACTTGAGGTAACGGAGAAAACTGAAGCAACTGTATCAAAACGAAAGAAACCCAGGAAACAAGGAAAAGATACTGTTGATTCAGCAAACAAAGCTTCAGTAGCTCCGAAATCAGCAGCACAGGGAAAAACTGTAACTACCTCGAGAGAGCCAAGATTTCACAGTTTGCATAAACCCAAAAGCTGCACAGCTAATAAACCTTACGGATATGAAGTTTTTTGA
- the LOC130820142 gene encoding uncharacterized protein LOC130820142 isoform X1 gives MEEKFQLVSSTEFEEEEFYEEIEAPKFVDFTLPDHFCPDDRFWFCSRVGCDRRHEKEMDSEAINKNFVLRVMAARSPNVLFQRAITRKPLSDYKKCPVSAPPKSSKSRLPRLAIVSSSISKKLFHNDKKGKQKLPASTPNVRVKHVAAKYMTSPRMKKGSSPKGNAFRSVRNAKKSSISLPKSKVMAKALVFNSPKKAALGKKNTLMCKQSKDCTSERKKLSTPITKLCEGVKNLQINTQKKGVIQKKLPFDGSREKPSSYMAQTRENEAKSSRSVKSKTKLNHKKLYDKLSDDSSDMEIDEKSRPGETSSSERPTTGCETFVVLSAISQKSEIDSGLDSDSKISVEENFMAIPESNEAEQHKDVIEDDVKNQNPDSEMNSGSEPVSKVSAEENTTVIQELYADEKENGNTIAAVLKNKNSRKREQKDNDEKENVRNTDNIRNLNSNSKNRTPMEPKVNTKQFQQKQDKILKENCPARSGTQTLKNRKLKPTNPKPFRLRTDVSTIFRLYPTYESSLLLMVQNLIGIALIQERGVLKEATLERKATYFENSSHTSENSQGTGNGVSENKTKGSKKDESTGFKKEQPAFARPIRSRYKTLKEVEPKSEKSSGKTKSSILQKKLKVPTREIVSGEKPRGLEVTEKTEATVSKRKKPRKQGKDTVDSANKASVAPKSAAQGKTVTTSREPRFHSLHKPKSCTANKPYGYEVF, from the exons ATGGAAGAGAAATTTCAGCTGGTTTCATCAACGgaatttgaagaagaagaattttATGAGGAAATCGAAGCTCCAAAGTTCGTCGATTTTACACTCCCAGATCATTTTTGTCCTGATGATCGATTTTGGTTCTGTTCTCGAGTTG GATGTGATCGAAGACATGAAAAAGAAATGGATTCTGAAGCCATTAACAAGAATTTCGTGCTTCGG GTAATGGCTGCTAGGAGTCCTAATGTACTGTTTCAACGAGCAATCACCCGAAAACCTCTAAG TGATTATAAGAAATGCCCAGTTTCGGCCCCTCCGAAATCTTCAAAATCCAGGCTACCAAGGTTAGCAATAGTATCTTCTTCAATCTCTAAGAAGCTCTTTCATAATGACAAAAAAGGCAAACAAAAACTCCCTGCTTCAACTCCTAATGTTAGGGTGAAGCATGTTGCAGCCAAGTATATGACTTCTCCTAGGATGAAAAAGGGTAGTTCTCCTAAAGGTAATGCCTTTCGAAGTGTTCGGAACGCGAAGAAATCGAGCATTTCATTGCCTAAAAGTAAGGTGATGGCAAAGGCTTTGGTGTTCAACTCACCAAAGAAAGCAGCTCTAGGGAAGAAGAATACGTTAATGTGTAAACAATCCAAGGATTGCACAAGTGAAAGAAAGAAGTTGAGTACCCCTATAACTAAGCTGTGTGAAGGGGTTAAAAACTTGCAGATAAATACACAAAAAAAGGGGGTGATTCAAAAGAAGCTGCCTTTCGATGGCTCGAGAGAAAAACCAAGTTCCTACATGGCACAAACGCGAGAGAATGAAGCCAAATCTTCTAGAAGTGTAAAGAGTAAAACCAAATTGAATCACAAGAAGCTTTATGATAAGCTCTCGGATGACTCGAGTGATATGGAAATAGATGAGAAGTCAAGGCCTGGAGAAACTTCATCTTCGGAGAGGCCTACGACAGGTTGTGAAACTTTTGTGGTACTGTCTGCAATTTCTCAGAAGAGTGAAATCGATTCAGGTCTAGATTCTGACAGCAAGATTTCAGTAGAAGAGAATTTCATGGCGATTCCAGAATCAAATGAGGCAGAACAACACAAAGACGTGATTGAAGATGATGTAAAAAATCAGAATCCAGATAGTGAAATGAATTCAGGTTCGGAACCTGTCAGTAAAGTTTCGGCAGAAGAGAATACTACGGTAATCCAAGAACTTTATGCGGATGAAAAGGAAAACGGCAATACCATTGCTGCAGTCCTTAAAAATAAGAATTCAAGAAAACGTGAACAAAAGGACAACGATGAGAAAGAAAATGTTCGGAACACAGATAATATCAG GAATTTGAATAGTAACAGCAAGAATCGTACACCTATGGAACCTAAG GTCAATACAAAGCAATTTCAACAAAAACAGGACAAGATTTTGAAAGAAAACTGTCCAGCAAGAAGTGGTACACAAACATTGAAGAATAGGAAACTCAAGCCGACGAATCCTAAACCTTTCAGGCTGCGCACTGATGTGAGTACAATCTTTAGACTTTACCCAACTTACGAGAGCTCGCTTCTTTTGATGGTTCAAAATCTCATTGGAATCGCTTTGATTCAGGAAAGAGGAGTTTTAAAAGAGGCAACTCTAGAGAGAAAAGCTACTTATTTCGAAAACTCATCTCATACAAGCGAAAATTCACAG GGCACGGGAAATGGGGTAAGCGAGAACAAAACAAAGGGAAGCAAGAAAGATGAGAGCACAGGGTTCAAAAAGGAACAACCT GCATTTGCAAGACCAATACGAAGCAGATACAAGACCTTAAAAGAAGTAGAACCGAAATCAGAGAAGAGTTCTGGGAAAACCAAATCTTCTATCTTGCAGAAGAAATTAAAAGTGCCTACGAG GGAAATTGTATCTGGTGAAAAACCTCGGGGACTTGAGGTAACGGAGAAAACTGAAGCAACTGTATCAAAACGAAAGAAACCCAGGAAACAAGGAAAAGATACTGTTGATTCAGCAAACAAAGCTTCAGTAGCTCCGAAATCAGCAGCACAGGGAAAAACTGTAACTACCTCGAGAGAGCCAAGATTTCACAGTTTGCATAAACCCAAAAGCTGCACAGCTAATAAACCTTACGGATATGAAGTTTTTTGA